A DNA window from Mya arenaria isolate MELC-2E11 chromosome 17, ASM2691426v1 contains the following coding sequences:
- the LOC128224744 gene encoding mucin-5AC-like isoform X1 yields the protein MASHQWVPPLPPGYEARWDPNQRAYFFINHTTKATSWVDPRFPQQAQPQNQSYQTTAQALNQSGQFGRSYGQETKMNTMFKQYGGTTTIQSSGTESDSDDDTNFDRLFGSTAEEGKVDLLKVQELRQSFPDAPEDLISQLLKTNNNVVVKVGNKLFEMGYKRAAGVHHPPPRGNDIQERLAAMFPDADHELMTELLEACGGDEKEARETLERVGYKPVFSATHRNPSAQGARARSPAKSPTPRQTTTPTKKTSPSKTHQQSQQRARTPDKPKLTEGQKTQLMSKLQREFTSTDKTVIEMAFQVTDWDETKARSVLKDMANTNTTSRPSTSQSRPSTSNSRTRSPSPTPAVSPASLEPVAMFDDEPSRPSTSTSSHRPGSTPAYKKSSEYYSRPSTGASSYSKIGSNVSSYTSQVKSSKTGSSSSGGSSSKSRTKPAPLSTQQTKNVTELSKSVLKSTIETLNTITNNVNCCKRPVLETDIDAEDHDQSVTGDESHDQQSANDNSHRSKRPVTGQPTRRPEQYVSQYRTEARGPDPSYHMGPNKALLLTEYTRASGPNMALREGPDPSRVQGSQGAMGPDRALCCGPQHQLAMGPNTNARQPAYV from the exons ATGGCGTCTCACCAGTGGGTTCCTCCGCTACCGCCGGGTTATGAAGCCCGATGGGACCCGAATCAGAGGGCTTA TTTTTTCATTAACCACACCACGAAGGCAACATCATGGGTAGATCCTCGTTTTCCGCAGCAAGCTCAGCCCCAGAATCAGTCATACCAAACAACTGCACAG GCCTTGAACCAAAGCGGACAATTTGGCAGGAGTTATGGgcaagaaacaaaaatgaacacaatGTTCAAACAGTATGGAGGCACCACAACTATACAAAGTTCAGGCACAGAATCTGACAGCGATGACGATACCAACTTTGACCGTCTTTTCGGCAGTACTGct GAGGAAGGGAAAGTTGACCTTCTGAAGGTACAGGAGTTGCGCCAGTCGTTTCCTGATGCCCCGGAGGATTTAATCTCCCAGCTTCTTAAAAC GAACAACAATGTTGTTGTGAAGGTTGGCAACAAGCTATTTGAGATGGGGTACAAACGTGCAGCCGGGGTGCACCATCCCCCACCCAGGGGTAATGACATTCAAGAGAGGCTTGCCGCCATGTTCCCTGACGCAGACCATGAACTTATGACTGAGCTGCTTGAGGC ttgtGGAGGAGACGAAAAGGAAGCCAGAGAGACACTAGAGCGTGTGGGGTACAAGCCTGTGTTTTCCGCCACCCATCGAAACCCCTCTGCACAGGGGGCAAGGGCCAGGAGTCCCGCAAAATCACCCACACCGAGGCAGACAACAACTCCTACTAAGAAAACCTCACCTTCGAAGACTCATCAGCAAAGCCAGCAAAGGGCAAGAACTCCGGATAAGCCCAAGCTGACAGAAGGACAGAAGACACAGT TGATGTCAAAGTTGCAGAGGGAGTTCACATCAACCGACAAGACGGTCATTGAGATGGCTTTTCAGGTGACTGATTGGGATGAAACCAAGGCCCGAAGTGTCCTTAAAGACATGGCTAATACCAACAC GACCAGCAGGCCAAGTACCTCCCAAAGTCGCCCGAGCACCTCCAACTCCAGGACTAGATCACCCTCCCCCACCCCTGCCGTCAGTCCAGCCTCCCTGGAGCCTGTGGCAATGTTTGATGATGAACCATCTAGGCCAAG CACCAGTACATCAAGCCACAGGCCAGGCAGTACACCGGCATACAAGAAATCCTCTGAATACTATTCACGCCCATCCACTGGAGCATCCTCATACAGCAAGATTGGCTCGAACGTTTCGTCGTATACAAGTCAAGTGAAATCTTCAAAGACTGGGTCAAGTTCTTCAGGTGGTTCTTCATCGAAGAGCAGGACGAAGCCTGCACCTTTGTCCACACAGCAGACGAAAAATGTTACTGA GTTAAGTAAATCAGTCCTGAAATCTACAATAGAAACTCTGAACACTATTACAAATAACGTAAACTGCTGTAAGCGACCAGTTTTGGAGACTGATATTGATGCTGAGGACCATGACCAATCAGTGACAGGGGATGAGTCACATGATCAGCAATCAGCCAATGACAACAG TCACCGCAGTAAGCGTCCTGTGACTGGGCAGCCTACTAGAAGACCTGAGCAGTATGTTTCCCAGTACAGGACAGAGGCCAGAGGACCAGACCCCAGTTACCATATGGGACCCAACAAAGCCCTTCTGCT GACTGAGTACACAAGAGCCAGTGGCCCAAACATGGCTCTGAGAGAAGGGCCTGACCCAAGTAGAGTTCAAGGGTCACAAGGGGCCATGGGCCCAGACCGGGCTCTATGTTGTGGTCCTCAACACCAACTAGCTATGGGCCCTAACACAAATGCAAGGCAGCCGGCATATGTGTAA
- the LOC128224744 gene encoding mucin-5AC-like isoform X2, producing the protein MASHQWVPPLPPGYEARWDPNQRAYFFINHTTKATSWVDPRFPQQAQPQNQSYQTTAQEEGKVDLLKVQELRQSFPDAPEDLISQLLKTNNNVVVKVGNKLFEMGYKRAAGVHHPPPRGNDIQERLAAMFPDADHELMTELLEACGGDEKEARETLERVGYKPVFSATHRNPSAQGARARSPAKSPTPRQTTTPTKKTSPSKTHQQSQQRARTPDKPKLTEGQKTQLMSKLQREFTSTDKTVIEMAFQVTDWDETKARSVLKDMANTNTTSRPSTSQSRPSTSNSRTRSPSPTPAVSPASLEPVAMFDDEPSRPSTSTSSHRPGSTPAYKKSSEYYSRPSTGASSYSKIGSNVSSYTSQVKSSKTGSSSSGGSSSKSRTKPAPLSTQQTKNVTELSKSVLKSTIETLNTITNNVNCCKRPVLETDIDAEDHDQSVTGDESHDQQSANDNSHRSKRPVTGQPTRRPEQYVSQYRTEARGPDPSYHMGPNKALLLTEYTRASGPNMALREGPDPSRVQGSQGAMGPDRALCCGPQHQLAMGPNTNARQPAYV; encoded by the exons ATGGCGTCTCACCAGTGGGTTCCTCCGCTACCGCCGGGTTATGAAGCCCGATGGGACCCGAATCAGAGGGCTTA TTTTTTCATTAACCACACCACGAAGGCAACATCATGGGTAGATCCTCGTTTTCCGCAGCAAGCTCAGCCCCAGAATCAGTCATACCAAACAACTGCACAG GAGGAAGGGAAAGTTGACCTTCTGAAGGTACAGGAGTTGCGCCAGTCGTTTCCTGATGCCCCGGAGGATTTAATCTCCCAGCTTCTTAAAAC GAACAACAATGTTGTTGTGAAGGTTGGCAACAAGCTATTTGAGATGGGGTACAAACGTGCAGCCGGGGTGCACCATCCCCCACCCAGGGGTAATGACATTCAAGAGAGGCTTGCCGCCATGTTCCCTGACGCAGACCATGAACTTATGACTGAGCTGCTTGAGGC ttgtGGAGGAGACGAAAAGGAAGCCAGAGAGACACTAGAGCGTGTGGGGTACAAGCCTGTGTTTTCCGCCACCCATCGAAACCCCTCTGCACAGGGGGCAAGGGCCAGGAGTCCCGCAAAATCACCCACACCGAGGCAGACAACAACTCCTACTAAGAAAACCTCACCTTCGAAGACTCATCAGCAAAGCCAGCAAAGGGCAAGAACTCCGGATAAGCCCAAGCTGACAGAAGGACAGAAGACACAGT TGATGTCAAAGTTGCAGAGGGAGTTCACATCAACCGACAAGACGGTCATTGAGATGGCTTTTCAGGTGACTGATTGGGATGAAACCAAGGCCCGAAGTGTCCTTAAAGACATGGCTAATACCAACAC GACCAGCAGGCCAAGTACCTCCCAAAGTCGCCCGAGCACCTCCAACTCCAGGACTAGATCACCCTCCCCCACCCCTGCCGTCAGTCCAGCCTCCCTGGAGCCTGTGGCAATGTTTGATGATGAACCATCTAGGCCAAG CACCAGTACATCAAGCCACAGGCCAGGCAGTACACCGGCATACAAGAAATCCTCTGAATACTATTCACGCCCATCCACTGGAGCATCCTCATACAGCAAGATTGGCTCGAACGTTTCGTCGTATACAAGTCAAGTGAAATCTTCAAAGACTGGGTCAAGTTCTTCAGGTGGTTCTTCATCGAAGAGCAGGACGAAGCCTGCACCTTTGTCCACACAGCAGACGAAAAATGTTACTGA GTTAAGTAAATCAGTCCTGAAATCTACAATAGAAACTCTGAACACTATTACAAATAACGTAAACTGCTGTAAGCGACCAGTTTTGGAGACTGATATTGATGCTGAGGACCATGACCAATCAGTGACAGGGGATGAGTCACATGATCAGCAATCAGCCAATGACAACAG TCACCGCAGTAAGCGTCCTGTGACTGGGCAGCCTACTAGAAGACCTGAGCAGTATGTTTCCCAGTACAGGACAGAGGCCAGAGGACCAGACCCCAGTTACCATATGGGACCCAACAAAGCCCTTCTGCT GACTGAGTACACAAGAGCCAGTGGCCCAAACATGGCTCTGAGAGAAGGGCCTGACCCAAGTAGAGTTCAAGGGTCACAAGGGGCCATGGGCCCAGACCGGGCTCTATGTTGTGGTCCTCAACACCAACTAGCTATGGGCCCTAACACAAATGCAAGGCAGCCGGCATATGTGTAA
- the LOC128224744 gene encoding mucin-5AC-like isoform X3, whose amino-acid sequence MASHQWVPPLPPGYEARWDPNQRAYFFINHTTKATSWVDPRFPQQAQPQNQSYQTTAQALNQSGQFGRSYGQETKMNTMFKQYGGTTTIQSSGTESDSDDDTNFDRLFGSTAEEGKVDLLKVQELRQSFPDAPEDLISQLLKTNNNVVVKVGNKLFEMGYKRAAGVHHPPPRGNDIQERLAAMFPDADHELMTELLEACGGDEKEARETLERVGYKPVFSATHRNPSAQGARARSPAKSPTPRQTTTPTKKTSPSKTHQQSQQRARTPDKPKLTEGQKTQLMSKLQREFTSTDKTVIEMAFQVTDWDETKARSVLKDMANTNTTSRPSTSQSRPSTSNSRTRSPSPTPAVSPASLEPVAMFDDEPSRPSTSTSSHRPGSTPAYKKSSEYYSRPSTGASSYSKIGSNVSSYTSQVKSSKTGSSSSGGSSSKSRTKPAPLSTQQTKNVTDHRSKRPVTGQPTRRPEQYVSQYRTEARGPDPSYHMGPNKALLLTEYTRASGPNMALREGPDPSRVQGSQGAMGPDRALCCGPQHQLAMGPNTNARQPAYV is encoded by the exons ATGGCGTCTCACCAGTGGGTTCCTCCGCTACCGCCGGGTTATGAAGCCCGATGGGACCCGAATCAGAGGGCTTA TTTTTTCATTAACCACACCACGAAGGCAACATCATGGGTAGATCCTCGTTTTCCGCAGCAAGCTCAGCCCCAGAATCAGTCATACCAAACAACTGCACAG GCCTTGAACCAAAGCGGACAATTTGGCAGGAGTTATGGgcaagaaacaaaaatgaacacaatGTTCAAACAGTATGGAGGCACCACAACTATACAAAGTTCAGGCACAGAATCTGACAGCGATGACGATACCAACTTTGACCGTCTTTTCGGCAGTACTGct GAGGAAGGGAAAGTTGACCTTCTGAAGGTACAGGAGTTGCGCCAGTCGTTTCCTGATGCCCCGGAGGATTTAATCTCCCAGCTTCTTAAAAC GAACAACAATGTTGTTGTGAAGGTTGGCAACAAGCTATTTGAGATGGGGTACAAACGTGCAGCCGGGGTGCACCATCCCCCACCCAGGGGTAATGACATTCAAGAGAGGCTTGCCGCCATGTTCCCTGACGCAGACCATGAACTTATGACTGAGCTGCTTGAGGC ttgtGGAGGAGACGAAAAGGAAGCCAGAGAGACACTAGAGCGTGTGGGGTACAAGCCTGTGTTTTCCGCCACCCATCGAAACCCCTCTGCACAGGGGGCAAGGGCCAGGAGTCCCGCAAAATCACCCACACCGAGGCAGACAACAACTCCTACTAAGAAAACCTCACCTTCGAAGACTCATCAGCAAAGCCAGCAAAGGGCAAGAACTCCGGATAAGCCCAAGCTGACAGAAGGACAGAAGACACAGT TGATGTCAAAGTTGCAGAGGGAGTTCACATCAACCGACAAGACGGTCATTGAGATGGCTTTTCAGGTGACTGATTGGGATGAAACCAAGGCCCGAAGTGTCCTTAAAGACATGGCTAATACCAACAC GACCAGCAGGCCAAGTACCTCCCAAAGTCGCCCGAGCACCTCCAACTCCAGGACTAGATCACCCTCCCCCACCCCTGCCGTCAGTCCAGCCTCCCTGGAGCCTGTGGCAATGTTTGATGATGAACCATCTAGGCCAAG CACCAGTACATCAAGCCACAGGCCAGGCAGTACACCGGCATACAAGAAATCCTCTGAATACTATTCACGCCCATCCACTGGAGCATCCTCATACAGCAAGATTGGCTCGAACGTTTCGTCGTATACAAGTCAAGTGAAATCTTCAAAGACTGGGTCAAGTTCTTCAGGTGGTTCTTCATCGAAGAGCAGGACGAAGCCTGCACCTTTGTCCACACAGCAGACGAAAAATGTTACTGA TCACCGCAGTAAGCGTCCTGTGACTGGGCAGCCTACTAGAAGACCTGAGCAGTATGTTTCCCAGTACAGGACAGAGGCCAGAGGACCAGACCCCAGTTACCATATGGGACCCAACAAAGCCCTTCTGCT GACTGAGTACACAAGAGCCAGTGGCCCAAACATGGCTCTGAGAGAAGGGCCTGACCCAAGTAGAGTTCAAGGGTCACAAGGGGCCATGGGCCCAGACCGGGCTCTATGTTGTGGTCCTCAACACCAACTAGCTATGGGCCCTAACACAAATGCAAGGCAGCCGGCATATGTGTAA